TGACCAGGTGGAGACGTTGCTTGGCCAAGGGACGGTCGGGCTGGAGTTGAGCGAGCAGGCTCCTGGTCTGGACACGATCCTGGTGCCGGTCGGGGGAGGAGGACTGATCGGGGGGATCGCATCGTGGTACGCGGGGCGGACGCGAATCGTCGGGGTGGAACCGGAGGGCGCCCCGACCTTGAGCGCGGCGCTCCAGGCGGGCCGGCCTGTCGACGCGGCCACCGGCAGCGTCGCTGCCGACTCACTCGCGCCGCGTCGTGTCGGTGACCTGACCTTCCCAATCGCACAGGCTCACGTTGAAAGCGTGGTCCTGGTGAGCGACGACGCGATTCGTCTCGCCCAGCGGGCGCTTTGGGATGTGGCCCGAATCGTCGCCGAGCCGGGGGGTGCAGCAGCATTTGCGGCCTTGCAGTCCGGGGCTTACAAACCGAGAGTGAGGGAGCGAGTCGGGATCATCATCAGTGGCGGCAATGCGCACCTGGACTTCCCCGCATCGCTCACGGGCCCGCCGCCGCCCGACTCGCGCCCTTAGAGGGTCTTGGGGATGAAGCTGTCGCGCAAGAGCCTAGACGGCGCGCGGGAGTGCGTCTGTCGTGGGCAACGCCGAGCGACAAGCGGCTTCAATGCGGGAGGCCATCGAGATTGCCGGTGGGATCCGCCCATCCGATGAAGGTCGCGCCCGTCACGCTCCGCGGACGCACGGTTCGCCTTGAGCCTATGGCGATCGATCACGTGGAGAGCCTCTGTCGGGTCGGCTTGGAGCCTGATCTGTGGCGCTGGATCCCCACACCCGTGACCACCGCGGAGGAGATGCTGGCCTACGTCACGACCGCCCTCGCGGAGCAACGCCGAGGCGTCTCCCTCCCTTTCGTTATCTTGGAGCAAAGCCGCAACCTGATCATCGGAACCACCCGTTACGCCAACATCGAGCCGTCCGATCGTCGGCTCGAGATCGGGTGGACGTGGCTCACATCGGCCCATCAGAGAACCGGCGCCAACACCGAGGCCAAACTCCTGCTTCTGACCCATGCCTTCGAGGTCCTCGGCGCCATTCGCGTGGAGTTCAAGACTGACGCACTGAACGAGGCGTCCCGTGGGGCGATCCGACGGCTTGGCGCCGTTGAAGAGGGTACCCTTCGCAAGCACAGGATCACCGCTTCAGGACGGGTTCGGGACACGGTCTACTTCTCAGTTGTCGACTCGGAGTGGCCGGCGGTCAAGGCGAGGCTCGCCCTCCTCCTCAGGTGAGGTCTTTGCCTCGTAGCGGTGTCTTGCCGAGCCCGAAAAGCCTAAGTCTCGGTGATTCGGGTGTCCCACCGATGGGAAGGCGACTTCGCCGGCCGCGTCACTGCGGCGTGACACCTTCCACGATAAATATGCGGCTCTTCGCTGCGCTCTGCCTGATCGGCTTGATCACCTCGTAGGCTGGCGAGTCATACCACTCGTGCGCTTTCGCTACGCTGTCGAAAGCGATTATCACAATGCCCTTTGGCGGTTCGCCCTCAAGAGGCTGGGGCTTGCCGCCGCGAACGACGTAGTGGTGACTGAAGGGAGCCAGGGTTTCGGGCACTTTCTCCCCGTATTTCCGCATGGTCGGAGGGTCCGTTACCTCGAGTTCCGCGATGAAGTAGGCTGGAGGAACCCTTGCATCCTGCGCATGAATCACCTTGGCTCCAACAACGCCAGCCGAAACGCCAGCCAGCACGGCCAGCGCCAACTTGCAGCTCGTCTTCATGTGTTCATTCTCCCCACTGTGTCTTGGCGAACCAGACACAGCCACGAACATCGGCGCTGGTGTTATCATACTTAGGGAGTTGCCTAACCCTAGAATGATTTCGATGCTGGCGATCCGGGCTCTCGCGAATGAGCGCAGGCTTCAGATCCTTGAGTGGTTAAAGAACCCGACAAAGCACTTCCCCCCGCAAGTCGACGGCGATCTGGTTAAAGACGGGGTTTGTGGTGCTTTGATTGCGCGCAAGCTTCGGGTGAGTCAACCGACTACGAGCGAACACATGAAGATTCTGTGTCAAGCCGGGCTGACCCGCCCCAAGCGAATCAAGAAATGGACCTTCTACAAGCGTGACGAGGCCAGGATCCGGCAAATCAAGAGAGTCATTCTGGCGAAGGTATAGGGCGGAACAAGGACCCATGCCGCCAGTGCCCACCAGCCGGAAGAATGCCCCGCACTATGTTTGGGGAGACAATTGCGACGGATGGCATTTGCTGCAGGATGCGAAGCTGAGCGTGATTGAGGAGCGCATGCCCCCCGGCGCTTCCGAGGTACGTCACCTCCACAGGAACGCCCAGCAGTTCTTCTTTATCTTGTCAGGCCAAGCCACCATGGAAGCAAGTGGTGAGCGGATTGTCCTGTTGGCCGGGCAGGGTCTCGCCATTCCGCCGGGTACGCCCCACCAATTTCGGAATCATTCCGAAGAACCTGTCACCTTCTTGGTGATCTCGCAGCCTCGAAGTCACGGCGACAGGGTCACCGCCTAGGGCAACAAGGGAAAGCGCCCCTGGAGCCTGGCTTGTCTCGCCAACCTGGGATGCGCCCGTCCTGAGGCGACGGCGTCGGCGGGATGTTAGGGAATCCCTCTGCGCCCGCACGTCAGCCTCCGGCATAGTAGCCCTTGCGCGCCCGCGCCGTCGCAGCCTGGCGATCGACCTCGACCCGAATGGTTCGCCAGC
This genomic window from Vicinamibacteria bacterium contains:
- a CDS encoding GNAT family protein; the encoded protein is MKVAPVTLRGRTVRLEPMAIDHVESLCRVGLEPDLWRWIPTPVTTAEEMLAYVTTALAEQRRGVSLPFVILEQSRNLIIGTTRYANIEPSDRRLEIGWTWLTSAHQRTGANTEAKLLLLTHAFEVLGAIRVEFKTDALNEASRGAIRRLGAVEEGTLRKHRITASGRVRDTVYFSVVDSEWPAVKARLALLLR
- a CDS encoding threonine/serine dehydratase; its protein translation is MMATGEPARGWTVVPIDRRAIERVYEVIKPHIRVTPVLVVDGRDFALSSFPLTVKLEQLQHAGSFKTRGAFTNLLLRAIPDAGVVAASGGNHGAAVAYAAMRRGIPAKIFVPTVSSPAKIARIRACGAALSVVGERYADALAASETWSAQTGALPVHAFDQVETLLGQGTVGLELSEQAPGLDTILVPVGGGGLIGGIASWYAGRTRIVGVEPEGAPTLSAALQAGRPVDAATGSVAADSLAPRRVGDLTFPIAQAHVESVVLVSDDAIRLAQRALWDVARIVAEPGGAAAFAALQSGAYKPRVRERVGIIISGGNAHLDFPASLTGPPPPDSRP
- a CDS encoding cupin domain-containing protein; this translates as MPPVPTSRKNAPHYVWGDNCDGWHLLQDAKLSVIEERMPPGASEVRHLHRNAQQFFFILSGQATMEASGERIVLLAGQGLAIPPGTPHQFRNHSEEPVTFLVISQPRSHGDRVTA
- a CDS encoding DUF1330 domain-containing protein, whose product is MKTSCKLALAVLAGVSAGVVGAKVIHAQDARVPPAYFIAELEVTDPPTMRKYGEKVPETLAPFSHHYVVRGGKPQPLEGEPPKGIVIIAFDSVAKAHEWYDSPAYEVIKPIRQSAAKSRIFIVEGVTPQ
- a CDS encoding ArsR family transcriptional regulator codes for the protein MISMLAIRALANERRLQILEWLKNPTKHFPPQVDGDLVKDGVCGALIARKLRVSQPTTSEHMKILCQAGLTRPKRIKKWTFYKRDEARIRQIKRVILAKV